One genomic window of Enterobacteriaceae endosymbiont of Donacia crassipes includes the following:
- a CDS encoding PCRF domain-containing protein → MFKKLNLLYKRYNYLAKKLSDYKIYNNHNILRNLSIEYSRLSNIIKPFIEWNKLQLNLINTRSLLKEKDKDIYLMVLEDIKNINIKQKKLEKILYELLLPKNEKDNRNCFIEIKAGSGGNEAAIFVKNISRMYIRYAESKK, encoded by the coding sequence TGTTTAAAAAACTTAATCTTTTATATAAAAGATATAATTATTTAGCAAAAAAATTAAGTGATTATAAAATATATAATAATCACAATATTTTACGTAATTTATCTATTGAATATTCAAGATTATCTAATATTATTAAACCATTTATAGAATGGAATAAATTACAATTAAATTTAATAAATACAAGATCTTTGTTAAAAGAAAAAGATAAAGATATATATCTAATGGTTTTAGAGGATATTAAAAATATTAATATTAAACAAAAAAAATTAGAAAAAATATTATATGAATTATTATTACCTAAAAATGAAAAAGATAATCGTAATTGTTTTATAGAAATAAAAGCTGGTTCTGGAGGTAATGAAGCAGCGATTTTTGTAAAAAATATTTCTAGGATGTATATTAGATATGCTGAATCAAAAAAAT
- a CDS encoding peptide chain release factor-like protein: WKIEIIHIHYNEHGNGFKEIILKIIGVGVYGKLKFESGGHRVQRVPETESQGRVHTSTCIVAVMPELSKIEMPEINIQDLKIDTFRSSGAGGQHVNTTDSAIRITHIPTKIVVECQDERSQHKNKSKALAVLAARINSMEMEKKNKDNALKKKILLGTGDRSDKNRTYNFIQKRVTDHRINLTIYKLNEIMNGNLDLLIKPIIYKKNNKL; this comes from the coding sequence GATGGAAAATAGAAATAATACATATTCATTATAATGAACATGGTAATGGATTTAAAGAAATTATTTTAAAAATTATTGGTGTAGGAGTATATGGAAAATTAAAATTTGAATCTGGAGGACATAGAGTTCAAAGAGTCCCAGAAACAGAATCGCAAGGAAGAGTACATACTTCTACTTGTATTGTAGCTGTTATGCCTGAATTATCAAAAATAGAAATGCCAGAAATAAATATTCAAGATTTAAAAATTGATACATTTAGATCTTCAGGTGCTGGTGGGCAACATGTTAATACAACAGATTCGGCTATACGTATTACTCATATTCCAACAAAAATAGTTGTTGAATGTCAAGATGAAAGATCACAACACAAAAATAAATCAAAAGCATTAGCTGTATTAGCAGCTAGAATAAATTCAATGGAAATGGAAAAAAAAAATAAAGATAATGCTTTAAAAAAAAAAATATTATTAGGTACTGGTGATCGTTCAGATAAAAATAGAACTTATAATTTTATTCAAAAAAGAGTTACTGATCATCGTATTAATTTAACTATTTATAAATTAAATGAAATTATGAATGGAAACTTAGATCTTTTAATAAAACCGATAATTTATAAAAAAAACAATAAATTATAA
- the prmC gene encoding peptide chain release factor N(5)-glutamine methyltransferase yields MIIDQFLQYALDILKKNKISNYQLEASLLISFILNKPKSWIYGFNETKINYKQYKILQHLLKKRIKGIPIAYILGFCEFWSLKINVSPCVLIPRKDTEIIVDVVLQKIDTKIKKILDLGTGSGALSLALACEHNILDITAIDFSDKIINIAKNNAKKLNIKNITFLKSNWFSHLKNDKFDIIISNPPYISYKEYLFLKKQLKFEPIKSLVSNQNGLNDLDHIISNSLKYLNNYGWLILEHGYKQGSIIKNKLKIKKFKNIKQYSDIQGYNRVICGQKFL; encoded by the coding sequence ATGATTATTGATCAATTTTTACAATATGCTTTAGATATTTTAAAAAAAAATAAAATATCAAATTATCAACTAGAAGCTAGTTTATTAATATCATTTATTTTAAATAAACCTAAATCATGGATTTATGGTTTTAATGAAACAAAAATTAATTATAAACAATATAAAATATTACAACATTTATTAAAAAAAAGAATTAAAGGTATTCCTATAGCTTATATATTAGGTTTTTGTGAATTTTGGTCATTAAAAATTAATGTGTCACCTTGTGTTTTAATACCTCGTAAAGATACAGAAATTATAGTAGATGTTGTTTTACAAAAAATAGATACTAAAATAAAAAAAATATTAGATTTAGGCACTGGAAGTGGTGCACTTTCATTAGCACTTGCTTGTGAACATAATATTCTAGATATTACTGCTATAGATTTTTCTGACAAAATTATCAATATAGCTAAAAATAACGCTAAAAAATTAAATATTAAAAATATTACTTTTTTAAAAAGTAATTGGTTTAGTCATTTAAAAAATGATAAGTTTGATATTATTATTAGTAATCCTCCTTATATAAGTTATAAAGAATATTTATTTTTAAAAAAACAATTAAAATTTGAACCTATTAAATCTTTAGTTTCTAATCAAAATGGATTAAATGATTTAGACCATATTATTTCAAATTCTTTAAAATATTTAAATAATTATGGTTGGTTAATATTAGAACATGGTTATAAACAAGGATCAATAATAAAAAATAAATTAAAAATTAAAAAATTTAAAAATATTAAACAATACTCTGATATACAAGGATATAATAGAGTTATTTGTGGACAAAAATTTCTTTAA
- the thrS gene encoding threonine--tRNA ligase, translated as MEQNDNSKKIEKKIFLSHKIKLLKIDHRSIGKKLDLYHFQDEAPGMVFWHNNGYIIFKELKKILRLKLNQYNYLEVKTPLITDISIWERTGHWKIYKKAIFTTYSEKRNYCIKPMNCPAHIQIFKQKLKSYKDLPLRIAEFGICHRNEPSGSLHGLMRLRSFTQDDAHIFCTKNQITEEIKNCIHMIYDIYHIFGFKKFFVKLSTRPLYKIGDDKIWDQTENDLSLILKKMNINFKHQKGEGAFYGPKIEFSFFDYLNREWQCGTIQLDFTLPKCLKLFYINKKNKRSTPIIIHRAILGSLERFIGIILEEFSGYLPIWLTPIQIIILSISEKHIQYVLKTFKIIKKNNIRIKYDIQNKQIAFKIRKYTMQHIPYILICGDQEIKNNLVSVRDCFSKDLGFMKIHDIINKINKEINNYYLK; from the coding sequence ATGGAACAAAATGATAATTCTAAAAAAATAGAAAAAAAAATTTTTTTATCTCATAAAATAAAATTATTAAAAATAGATCATAGATCTATAGGGAAAAAATTAGATTTATATCATTTTCAAGATGAAGCTCCAGGAATGGTTTTTTGGCATAATAATGGTTATATTATTTTCAAAGAATTAAAAAAAATTTTACGATTAAAACTAAATCAATATAATTATTTAGAAGTAAAAACTCCTTTAATAACTGATATTTCTATTTGGGAAAGAACAGGACATTGGAAAATTTATAAAAAAGCAATTTTTACAACTTATTCAGAAAAAAGAAATTATTGCATAAAACCTATGAACTGTCCTGCTCATATTCAAATCTTTAAACAAAAATTAAAATCATATAAAGATTTACCATTAAGAATTGCTGAATTTGGTATTTGTCATCGAAATGAACCATCTGGTTCTTTACATGGTTTAATGAGATTAAGAAGTTTTACTCAAGATGATGCTCATATTTTTTGTACAAAAAATCAAATAACAGAAGAAATTAAAAATTGCATTCATATGATATATGATATTTATCATATTTTTGGTTTTAAAAAATTTTTTGTAAAATTATCTACAAGACCATTATATAAAATTGGAGATGATAAAATTTGGGATCAAACAGAAAATGATTTATCATTAATTTTAAAAAAAATGAATATTAATTTTAAACATCAAAAAGGAGAAGGAGCTTTTTATGGTCCTAAAATTGAATTTTCTTTTTTTGATTATTTAAATAGAGAATGGCAATGTGGAACTATACAATTAGATTTTACATTACCTAAATGCTTGAAATTATTTTATATTAATAAAAAAAATAAACGTAGTACTCCTATAATAATACATAGAGCTATTTTAGGTTCATTAGAAAGATTTATAGGTATTATTCTTGAAGAATTTTCTGGATATTTACCTATTTGGCTTACTCCTATACAAATAATAATACTTAGTATTAGTGAAAAACATATACAATATGTTTTAAAAACATTTAAAATAATAAAAAAAAATAATATTCGTATTAAATACGATATTCAAAACAAACAAATTGCTTTTAAAATTAGAAAATATACAATGCAACATATTCCATATATTTTAATATGTGGAGATCAAGAAATAAAAAATAATCTTGTTTCAGTAAGAGATTGTTTTAGTAAAGATTTGGGATTTATGAAAATTCATGATATTATTAATAAAATTAATAAAGAAATTAATAACTATTATTTAAAATAA
- the infC gene encoding translation initiation factor IF-3: MKVGKKIIQLLRPNIINKNIRSKIVRLIGLNGEQIGIINLKEALKKAEKTGFDLVEISPNSTPPVCRIMDYGKFLYTKNKASKEQKKKQKIIHLKEIKFRPGTDIGDYNVKLRNIIRFIKNGDKVKITLRFRGREMMHTKLGFFMLNRIKNDIENLAIVESFPSKIEGRQIIMILIPKK; the protein is encoded by the coding sequence ATTAAAGTTGGGAAAAAAATAATACAATTATTACGACCTAATATAATTAATAAAAATATTAGGAGTAAAATTGTAAGATTAATAGGATTAAATGGAGAACAAATAGGAATAATTAATCTTAAAGAAGCTTTAAAAAAAGCAGAAAAAACTGGATTTGATTTAGTAGAAATTAGTCCTAATTCTACACCTCCTGTATGTCGTATAATGGATTATGGTAAATTTTTATATACAAAAAATAAGGCTTCTAAAGAACAAAAAAAAAAACAAAAAATAATTCATTTAAAAGAAATTAAATTTCGTCCTGGTACAGATATAGGTGATTATAATGTTAAATTACGTAATATAATTCGTTTTATAAAAAATGGAGATAAAGTAAAAATTACATTAAGATTTAGAGGGAGAGAAATGATGCATACAAAATTAGGTTTTTTTATGCTCAACCGTATTAAAAATGATATAGAAAATTTAGCAATAGTAGAATCATTTCCTTCAAAAATTGAAGGAAGGCAAATTATAATGATTTTAATACCAAAAAAATAA
- the rpmI gene encoding 50S ribosomal protein L35, with amino-acid sequence MNKLKTVRSVAKRFKKTSNGFFKHKKANLRHLLTKKNKKHKRFLRQKKIVSKGDSRSLKICLPYL; translated from the coding sequence ATGAATAAACTTAAAACAGTACGTAGTGTTGCAAAACGTTTTAAAAAAACAAGTAATGGTTTTTTTAAACATAAAAAAGCCAATTTAAGACATTTATTAACTAAAAAAAACAAAAAACATAAAAGATTTTTAAGACAAAAAAAAATAGTCTCGAAAGGAGATTCACGTTCATTAAAAATTTGTTTACCTTATTTATAA
- the rplT gene encoding 50S ribosomal protein L20 — MVRVKRGVTAKIRHKKIIKQAKGYYGARSRSYRSAFQAVIKSGQYAYRDRKQKKRKFRQLWIMKINAAARQKNISYSSLIHQLKKNNININRKILASIALSDNLTFNKLLTYSYHS; from the coding sequence ATGGTTAGAGTCAAACGTGGAGTTACTGCAAAAATAAGACATAAAAAAATTATAAAACAAGCAAAAGGATATTATGGCGCTAGATCTAGATCTTACAGGTCTGCTTTCCAAGCAGTAATTAAATCAGGACAATATGCTTATCGAGATAGAAAACAAAAAAAAAGAAAATTTCGTCAATTATGGATTATGAAAATTAATGCAGCAGCGCGTCAAAAAAATATTTCTTATAGTTCTTTAATACATCAATTAAAAAAAAATAATATAAATATAAATAGAAAAATATTAGCTAGTATAGCGTTATCTGATAACTTAACTTTTAACAAATTATTAACTTATTCTTATCATTCATAA
- the pheS gene encoding phenylalanine--tRNA ligase subunit alpha yields MISNDIVIIAKKEISVVKNLKDLNILKIKYLGKKGYITKQFMLIKNLSKNERIHKSIIYNKQKKQIKKIIIERKKKIEIEQYNNKFLDQNIDVSLPGKYISSGSKHPITNIIYEIEEFFTNIGFKIITGPEIEDVYHNFDALNISKYHPTRTEKDTFWLDKNILLRTQTSNVQIRAMKQNKPPIKILTAGKVYRHDYDSSHTPMFHQIEGLYIDKKVTFVDLKGILVLFLNFFFGEKCKIRFRPSYFPFTEPSLEIDILNNNKQWIEILGAGMIHPYVLKNVGMSTNKYCGFAFGLGIERLTMLRYNLSDIRFFYENDIRFLKQFRSNNFV; encoded by the coding sequence ATGATATCTAATGATATAGTTATAATAGCAAAAAAAGAAATTTCTGTAGTAAAAAATCTTAAAGATTTAAATATATTAAAAATTAAATATTTAGGTAAAAAAGGTTATATTACTAAACAATTCATGTTAATAAAAAATTTAAGTAAAAATGAGAGAATTCATAAAAGTATTATTTATAATAAACAAAAAAAACAAATAAAAAAAATAATAATAGAACGTAAAAAAAAAATAGAAATAGAACAATATAACAATAAATTTTTAGATCAAAATATCGATGTATCATTACCAGGAAAATATATTTCATCAGGTTCTAAACATCCTATTACAAATATAATTTATGAGATAGAAGAATTTTTTACTAATATTGGATTTAAAATAATAACAGGACCTGAAATAGAAGATGTTTATCATAATTTTGATGCATTAAATATTTCAAAATATCATCCAACAAGAACAGAAAAAGACACATTTTGGTTAGATAAAAATATTTTATTACGTACTCAAACTTCTAATGTACAAATTAGAGCTATGAAACAAAATAAACCACCTATAAAAATTTTAACTGCAGGGAAAGTATATCGTCATGATTATGATAGTAGTCATACACCTATGTTTCATCAAATAGAAGGATTATATATTGATAAAAAAGTAACTTTTGTCGATTTAAAAGGAATATTAGTTTTATTTTTAAATTTTTTCTTTGGTGAAAAATGTAAAATACGTTTTAGACCTTCTTATTTTCCTTTTACAGAACCATCTCTAGAAATAGATATACTAAATAATAATAAACAATGGATAGAAATTTTAGGTGCTGGAATGATACATCCTTATGTTTTAAAAAATGTTGGTATGAGTACTAATAAATATTGTGGATTTGCTTTTGGATTAGGAATAGAAAGATTAACTATGTTACGTTATAATCTTTCTGATATTCGTTTTTTTTATGAAAATGATATACGTTTTCTTAAACAATTTAGATCAAATAACTTTGTATGA
- the pheT gene encoding phenylalanine--tRNA ligase subunit beta, which yields MIKFSEFWLREWFYYDKDIYSLSKKITMLGFEIEKIESITYKSDIKHLIEGEIINYNIYKKNPKIYEFKILTNNGKLLKIFSNINCFYNKMKIILATRNSSLYKKYIKIPKYVFLKKSEGLLCTPKIISLYTKYNIIKNNVTILNENNNINKNNNVLNLYDNILHINIPTNRLDCLNILGFTRDLSVLNKKIKFNIPYENSLIKNSEKYQLNINFDKKIKNILYKYSYCIIKNIDLTKKIPFFIKERLYYAGIKFISNNPLLNIRNYIILELGYPIQFYNFDQINGKIYIKKYQKNKYYLLNLKNKKKNLLNNNSLLMIINNNQIMSIPGIIQNKNYSVKLTTKNILIECLFLNPKYINFLLKNNCYINNIYNFHKNTLDPLIQKTSIIRTTNLLLKIFKGKRSKIYTININNINNHNKIINLSFKYVYKILGFNIKKKIILNILNKLGFIIIKKTIINCIIQIPSWRYDINITEDVIEEIIRVYGYDQIPQKINISFIKNNIIKKNNSILEYRKINIKKVKDILIYQGYHEVINYSFINPKIQLMLYPKIKCIKIKNPLTKETSVMRNSLLYGLINNIIFNKNRQQKNLRFFEYGLCFFKDFKQKIGISQKLMLAGIININSLDDYWNKKNKCINFYDIKGNIEYILNVFYKNNKIEFYQQNKNTILHPYINSSIYINGIYVGYIGMLHPRLIHYFNINSNTFVFELFYDYIIINNTFNFQKIINYPVNKRDISFFIKKKISFNCILLFLKKLELKNLIKIKLIDIFQGNNIPKKYKNITLSLFLQNENHTLNDIEINNIINKCILKLKNKFQIILRDNIYYNK from the coding sequence ATGATAAAATTTAGTGAATTCTGGTTACGAGAATGGTTTTATTATGATAAAGATATTTATTCTTTATCAAAAAAAATAACAATGTTAGGATTTGAAATAGAAAAAATTGAATCTATTACTTATAAAAGTGATATAAAACACCTAATTGAAGGTGAAATTATTAATTATAATATATATAAAAAGAATCCTAAAATTTATGAATTTAAAATATTAACTAATAATGGTAAATTATTAAAAATATTTTCTAATATAAATTGTTTTTATAATAAAATGAAAATTATTTTAGCTACTAGAAATTCTTCTTTATATAAGAAATATATAAAAATACCAAAATATGTTTTTTTAAAAAAATCAGAAGGATTATTATGTACTCCTAAAATAATTAGTTTATATACAAAATATAATATTATTAAAAATAATGTTACTATTTTAAATGAAAATAATAATATTAATAAAAATAACAATGTTTTAAATTTATATGATAATATTTTACATATAAATATTCCTACAAATAGACTAGATTGTTTAAATATATTAGGATTTACAAGAGATTTATCTGTTTTAAATAAAAAAATTAAATTTAATATACCATATGAAAATTCTTTAATAAAAAATTCAGAAAAATATCAACTTAATATTAATTTTGATAAAAAAATAAAAAATATATTATATAAATATAGTTATTGTATAATTAAAAATATTGATTTAACTAAAAAAATTCCTTTTTTTATTAAAGAAAGATTATATTATGCTGGAATTAAATTTATATCTAACAATCCATTATTAAATATTCGTAATTATATAATTTTAGAATTAGGATATCCTATCCAATTTTATAATTTTGATCAAATTAATGGTAAAATTTATATAAAAAAGTATCAAAAAAATAAATACTATTTATTAAATTTAAAAAATAAAAAAAAAAATTTACTAAATAACAATTCATTATTAATGATAATAAATAATAACCAAATAATGTCTATACCAGGAATAATACAAAATAAAAATTATTCTGTAAAGTTAACAACTAAAAATATTTTAATAGAATGTTTATTTTTAAATCCAAAATATATAAATTTTTTATTAAAAAATAATTGTTATATTAATAATATTTATAATTTTCATAAAAATACTTTAGATCCATTAATACAAAAAACTTCTATTATAAGAACTACAAATTTATTATTAAAAATATTTAAAGGGAAAAGAAGTAAAATTTATACAATTAATATTAATAATATTAATAATCATAACAAAATAATAAATTTATCATTTAAATATGTATATAAAATCTTAGGTTTTAATATTAAAAAAAAAATTATACTTAATATTTTAAATAAATTAGGTTTTATTATTATAAAAAAAACAATTATTAATTGTATTATTCAAATACCTAGTTGGAGATATGATATAAATATAACGGAAGATGTTATAGAAGAAATTATACGAGTATATGGATATGATCAAATTCCTCAAAAAATTAATATTTCTTTTATCAAAAATAATATTATAAAAAAAAATAATTCTATATTAGAATATCGAAAGATTAATATTAAAAAAGTTAAAGATATTTTAATTTATCAAGGATATCATGAAGTAATTAATTATAGTTTTATAAATCCTAAAATACAGTTAATGTTATATCCAAAAATAAAATGTATAAAAATTAAAAATCCTTTAACAAAAGAAACATCTGTAATGAGAAATTCTTTATTATATGGATTAATTAATAATATTATTTTTAATAAAAATAGACAACAAAAAAATTTACGTTTTTTTGAATATGGTTTGTGTTTTTTTAAAGATTTTAAACAAAAAATAGGTATATCACAAAAATTAATGTTAGCTGGAATAATTAATATAAATTCATTAGATGACTATTGGAATAAAAAAAATAAATGTATTAATTTTTATGATATAAAAGGTAATATAGAATATATTTTAAATGTTTTTTATAAAAATAATAAAATAGAATTTTATCAACAAAATAAAAACACAATATTACATCCGTATATAAATTCATCAATATATATTAATGGCATATATGTTGGATATATTGGCATGTTACATCCTAGATTAATTCATTATTTTAATATAAATTCTAATACTTTTGTATTTGAATTATTTTATGATTATATCATCATCAATAATACTTTTAATTTTCAAAAAATAATTAATTATCCAGTAAATAAAAGAGATATTTCTTTTTTTATAAAGAAGAAAATTAGTTTTAATTGTATTTTATTATTTTTAAAAAAATTAGAATTAAAAAATTTAATAAAAATAAAACTTATAGATATTTTTCAAGGAAATAATATTCCTAAAAAATATAAAAATATTACTTTAAGTTTATTTTTACAAAACGAAAATCATACATTAAATGATATAGAAATTAATAATATTATAAATAAATGTATTTTAAAATTAAAAAATAAATTTCAAATTATATTAAGAGATAATATTTATTATAATAAATAA
- a CDS encoding riboflavin synthase — protein sequence MFTGIIQSIGKIKKISFKKKKYYVYIQTSKNFVKNLKIGESISNNGCCLTIVNLYKNIILFNIIIHTINNTTFKKLKVNDYINLEKPIKINDFLGGHIVLGHITDIAIITNIKNYNFSKILWIKPNNILQMNYILTKGSICVDGVSLTIDKTFKDKFSVNLIPETLLKTTLSKKKIYNYVNIETDIYTRNIIQTIERLYNKNI from the coding sequence ATGTTTACAGGTATTATTCAATCAATAGGTAAAATTAAAAAAATTTCTTTTAAAAAAAAAAAATATTATGTATATATACAAACAAGTAAAAATTTTGTTAAAAATTTAAAAATAGGAGAATCTATTTCAAATAACGGATGTTGTTTAACTATTGTAAACTTATATAAAAATATAATTTTATTTAATATAATAATTCATACTATAAATAATACAACTTTTAAAAAATTAAAAGTTAATGATTATATTAATCTTGAAAAACCAATAAAAATTAATGATTTTTTGGGAGGACATATAGTATTAGGACATATTACTGATATTGCAATTATAACTAATATAAAAAATTATAATTTTTCTAAAATTTTATGGATTAAGCCTAATAATATTTTACAAATGAATTATATTCTAACAAAAGGATCCATATGTGTAGATGGCGTTAGTTTAACAATAGATAAAACATTTAAAGATAAATTTAGTGTAAATCTAATACCAGAAACATTATTAAAAACTACATTATCTAAAAAAAAAATTTATAATTATGTCAATATTGAAACGGATATCTATACTAGAAATATAATACAAACCATAGAAAGATTATATAATAAAAATATTTAA
- the tyrS gene encoding tyrosine--tRNA ligase: MIKKNKINILKKLKDRDILYQITNQKKLFKILNEQNINLYCGFDLTADSLHIGHLIQLFTLKYFQELGHKPIIVLGGATSLIGDPSFKLKKRKMNSIDIINIWFHKISIQIKNILDFNCGKNSAIIINNYDWFYKINILSFLRKIGKYFCVNHMMNKDSIKNRMINNEINGISFTEFSYNLLQSYDFAYLNKNFNVILQLGGSDQWGNITSGIDLIKKIYNKKAFGITTNLIVKNDGTKFGKTEKKTIWLNKNKTSPYKFFQFWLNIPDSLIYKFLYMFTDLKSEIINNFKKKKNNIKKNSPQYLLAEYMTKIIHGKYSLILAKKITNILFYKNIKDLSENDFSILLKNINNVILNNKKFSLQKILVLSKFASSRTQASKLIESNSIYINNKKISKISFIFTEYHKKFNHFTLLRKGKKNFCLIYWS; the protein is encoded by the coding sequence ATGATAAAAAAAAATAAAATAAATATTTTAAAAAAATTAAAAGATCGCGATATTTTATATCAAATAACTAATCAAAAAAAGTTATTTAAAATTTTAAATGAACAAAATATTAATCTTTATTGTGGTTTTGATTTAACAGCAGATAGTTTACATATAGGACATCTAATACAATTATTTACATTAAAATATTTTCAAGAATTAGGTCACAAACCAATAATTGTATTAGGTGGAGCTACAAGTTTAATTGGTGATCCTAGTTTTAAATTAAAAAAAAGAAAAATGAATTCAATAGATATTATTAATATCTGGTTTCATAAAATTAGTATACAAATAAAAAATATTTTAGATTTTAATTGTGGTAAAAATAGTGCCATAATTATTAATAATTATGATTGGTTTTATAAAATAAATATTTTATCTTTTTTAAGAAAAATAGGAAAATATTTTTGTGTTAATCATATGATGAATAAAGATTCTATTAAAAATAGAATGATAAATAATGAAATTAATGGTATTTCTTTTACTGAATTTTCTTATAATTTATTACAATCTTATGATTTTGCTTATTTAAATAAAAATTTTAATGTAATTCTTCAATTAGGAGGTTCTGACCAATGGGGGAATATTACATCAGGAATTGATTTAATAAAAAAAATATATAATAAAAAAGCTTTTGGAATAACAACTAACTTAATTGTTAAAAATGATGGAACAAAATTTGGAAAAACAGAAAAAAAAACAATATGGTTAAATAAAAATAAAACTAGTCCATATAAATTTTTTCAATTTTGGTTAAATATTCCAGATTCACTTATATATAAATTTCTATATATGTTTACTGATTTAAAATCAGAAATTATTAATAATTTTAAAAAAAAAAAAAATAATATTAAAAAAAATAGTCCTCAATATTTACTTGCAGAATATATGACAAAAATAATACATGGAAAATATAGTTTAATTTTAGCTAAAAAAATAACAAATATACTTTTTTATAAAAATATAAAAGATTTATCAGAAAATGATTTTTCAATCTTATTAAAAAATATTAATAATGTTATTTTAAATAATAAAAAATTTTCTTTACAAAAAATATTAGTTTTAAGTAAATTTGCATCTTCTCGTACTCAGGCATCTAAATTAATTGAATCTAATTCCATATACATTAATAATAAAAAAATATCAAAAATATCATTTATATTTACTGAATATCATAAAAAATTTAATCATTTTACTTTATTACGTAAAGGTAAAAAAAATTTTTGTTTAATTTATTGGAGTTAA